The following are from one region of the Abiotrophia defectiva ATCC 49176 genome:
- a CDS encoding CtsR family transcriptional regulator, with protein sequence MSSRNMTDIIEAYLKEFLKHQEHVEIKRSDIAEHFDCVPSQINYVIKTRFTQEHGYLVESKRGGGGYIRILKIELADEAALIDQLIELVGDKISQRNGIHMIENLIGKGLITNREGTLILSVIEKSVLHQISEQEQAARAQLLKTFLQQLKYSY encoded by the coding sequence ATGTCAAGCCGCAATATGACCGACATCATTGAGGCCTACCTGAAGGAATTCCTCAAGCACCAAGAGCATGTCGAAATCAAACGTAGTGACATCGCGGAGCACTTCGACTGTGTCCCGTCACAAATTAACTATGTCATTAAGACCCGCTTTACCCAGGAGCACGGCTACCTGGTCGAAAGTAAGCGGGGTGGTGGTGGCTATATCCGCATTCTCAAGATTGAATTGGCCGACGAGGCAGCCCTGATTGATCAGCTGATAGAATTAGTGGGCGATAAGATTAGCCAACGCAACGGCATTCATATGATTGAGAATTTGATTGGCAAGGGCCTGATTACCAACCGCGAGGGGACCTTAATCCTGTCCGTGATTGAAAAATCCGTCCTTCATCAAATCAGTGAGCAGGAACAGGCGGCTCGCGCCCAATTGCTCAAGACCTTTTTGCAACAACTCAAATACAGCTATTAA